From the genome of Deinococcus sp. AJ005, one region includes:
- a CDS encoding alpha/beta hydrolase has translation MTETDLTLEDGRTLHIYDTAVKELNNPLTVFWHHGTPNIGAPPEPLFEAARRLNLRWVSHDRPGYGGSSPLPGRDVASAARDVEQIADALGIEEFAVMGHSGGGQHALACAALLPGRVLGVVSMAGLAPYGAAGLDYFGGMNPSGAASLRASAEGRAAKEAYEASEPEFDPETFTPADYAALSGPWKWMNSVVGPGMKHGPGGLIADDLAYVAPWGFAPSQIDAPILLLHGTQDRVVPSTHSEWLLAHCPTAELWRSPEDGHISVLNSGEAALEWLRAQVNS, from the coding sequence ATGACCGAGACCGATCTGACCCTTGAAGATGGCCGCACCCTTCACATCTACGACACAGCCGTGAAGGAGCTGAACAATCCTCTGACCGTGTTCTGGCACCACGGCACGCCCAACATCGGTGCGCCGCCCGAACCTCTGTTTGAGGCGGCGAGGCGGCTGAATCTCCGCTGGGTGTCGCATGATCGCCCCGGCTACGGCGGTTCCTCCCCGCTGCCGGGCCGGGATGTGGCTTCAGCGGCGCGGGATGTAGAACAGATCGCGGACGCGCTGGGCATCGAAGAATTTGCAGTGATGGGCCATTCAGGGGGCGGGCAGCACGCTCTGGCCTGTGCCGCGCTGCTGCCGGGACGGGTGCTGGGCGTGGTCAGCATGGCGGGGCTGGCTCCGTATGGGGCGGCTGGGCTGGACTATTTCGGCGGCATGAATCCATCGGGCGCGGCGTCATTGCGGGCGTCTGCCGAAGGGCGCGCGGCGAAAGAGGCTTACGAGGCATCCGAACCTGAATTTGACCCCGAAACCTTCACGCCTGCCGACTACGCCGCCCTCTCCGGCCCGTGGAAGTGGATGAACAGCGTGGTGGGGCCAGGAATGAAGCATGGCCCCGGTGGCTTGATTGCGGATGATCTGGCGTATGTCGCTCCGTGGGGCTTTGCGCCGTCGCAGATCGACGCGCCCATTTTGCTCCTGCATGGCACACAGGACCGCGTGGTGCCCAGCACGCACAGCGAATGGCTGCTGGCCCACTGCCCCACGGCGGAACTGTGGAGAAGTCCTGAAGACGGCCACATTTCCGTGCTGAATTCCGGCGAGGCGGCGCTGGAATGGCTGCGAGCGCAGGTGAACAGTTAG
- the hemW gene encoding radical SAM family heme chaperone HemW: MIHAVPAPPLLNVTVLDQTVRHLYVHVPFCPSICPYCDFHVLTRKSGQVEAYLERLEQEAAWLASQYAVELDTVYLGGGTPSFLRDAEITALVGSIRRHLGWGRQENTLEINPGTVSQARAALWKGLGFDRASVGVQSLDDATLKFLGRQHDAAGAREAVTTLLGAGLRVSGDLITAVPGQPLDSDIHGLVALGVDHISAYTLTIEPGTEFARRGVTVQEDDERTGFERTEELLSAHGFARYEISNYAKPGQESRHNLAYWNNRTYLGLGPGAAGQYPAVPGSETVLTSRRTNPHLHIWLTGEQGEAEAIDAEEYATDALFMGLRLRAGIDLDDLSQRSGLDVRVRYAGAIAANVERGWLELDGTWLRATPAGWWVLNRVVTDFLEA; encoded by the coding sequence GTGATTCACGCTGTCCCCGCCCCGCCCCTGCTGAACGTAACCGTCCTTGACCAGACGGTGCGCCACCTCTATGTCCACGTTCCCTTCTGCCCCAGCATCTGCCCGTACTGCGATTTCCATGTGCTGACCCGCAAGAGTGGGCAGGTGGAGGCGTATCTGGAGCGGCTGGAGCAGGAGGCGGCGTGGCTGGCCTCCCAGTATGCGGTGGAGCTGGACACCGTATATCTGGGCGGCGGCACCCCCAGTTTTCTGCGCGACGCCGAGATCACGGCGCTGGTGGGCAGCATTCGCCGTCATCTAGGCTGGGGCCGCCAGGAAAACACGCTGGAGATCAACCCCGGCACGGTCAGCCAGGCGCGGGCGGCACTGTGGAAAGGGCTGGGCTTTGACCGCGCCAGCGTGGGCGTGCAGAGTCTGGACGACGCCACCCTGAAGTTCCTGGGCCGCCAGCACGACGCGGCGGGGGCGCGGGAAGCCGTGACCACCCTGCTCGGGGCAGGTTTGCGCGTGTCCGGCGACCTGATCACCGCCGTACCGGGGCAGCCACTGGACAGCGATATTCACGGTCTGGTGGCCCTGGGTGTGGACCACATCAGCGCCTACACCCTGACCATCGAACCCGGCACCGAGTTCGCCCGACGCGGCGTGACCGTGCAGGAGGATGACGAGCGCACGGGCTTTGAGCGCACCGAGGAACTGCTGAGTGCCCACGGTTTTGCCCGCTACGAGATCAGCAATTACGCGAAGCCCGGCCAGGAATCGCGGCACAATCTGGCGTACTGGAACAACCGCACGTATCTGGGATTGGGGCCGGGAGCGGCGGGGCAGTATCCGGCTGTGCCTGGGTCTGAGACTGTGCTGACTTCCAGGCGCACCAACCCCCACCTCCACATCTGGCTGACCGGAGAACAGGGCGAGGCGGAGGCCATCGACGCCGAGGAATACGCGACCGACGCGCTGTTCATGGGGCTGCGGCTGCGGGCAGGCATTGATCTGGATGACCTGTCACAGCGCAGTGGGCTGGACGTGCGAGTGCGCTACGCCGGGGCCATTGCCGCCAACGTGGAACGCGGCTGGCTGGAACTGGACGGAACATGGCTAAGGGCCACGCCTGCGGGCTGGTGGGTTCTAAACCGCGTGGTGACGGACTTTCTGGAGGCTTAA
- the gatB gene encoding Asp-tRNA(Asn)/Glu-tRNA(Gln) amidotransferase subunit GatB — MSQAAQSSITQSQTNQPYAVVIGLEVHLQLRTRSKIFSDCPADYHGAAPNTFTDPLTLGLPGTLPTLNREAVELGIMFGLGLNCDVSGFTQFHRKNYFYPDAPKNFQLSQYDRPIARDGYLDIAGRRIRIMRAHLEDDAGKLMHPAYAPYSLLDLNRAGSPLIEMVTEADITNAEQARAFLETVQAIAQALGVSDATPEEGKMRCDVNLSVHRPGEPWGTKCEVKNLNSFRSVERAIVYETARQTRVLDDGGRITQDTLGWDEGGGKTFLMRTKEGEADYRYFPEPDLPPLDITPEWIERVRARMPELPAQKLERYLAAGVRENDAVTLSLNVGQSRFYDEAFKAGVDAQKLANWLLTDVTGALAFSEQRLEQSALQPAHLASLVRLIDAGTISGKIAKELLPDVLAGHDPAALVQERGLSVVTDTGAIDAAIDAAMSADPATVEKVRGGNIKAMNALFGPVMKAMGGQAKPEVVRERLTHKLGL, encoded by the coding sequence ATGTCTCAAGCGGCTCAATCTTCAATAACCCAGTCCCAAACAAACCAGCCTTACGCGGTGGTGATCGGTCTGGAGGTTCACCTGCAACTGCGGACGCGCAGCAAGATTTTCAGCGATTGTCCCGCCGATTATCACGGTGCGGCCCCGAACACCTTCACCGATCCGCTGACGCTGGGCCTGCCCGGCACGCTGCCCACCCTCAACCGCGAGGCCGTGGAACTGGGCATCATGTTCGGCCTGGGCCTCAACTGCGACGTGTCCGGCTTCACGCAGTTTCACCGCAAGAACTACTTTTACCCCGACGCCCCCAAGAACTTCCAACTCTCACAATATGACCGCCCGATTGCGCGGGACGGTTATCTGGACATCGCCGGGCGGCGAATTCGCATCATGCGCGCCCACCTGGAGGACGACGCGGGCAAGCTGATGCACCCGGCCTACGCGCCCTACAGCCTGCTGGACCTCAACCGTGCCGGGTCCCCCCTGATTGAAATGGTGACGGAAGCAGACATCACCAATGCCGAACAGGCCCGCGCCTTTCTGGAAACCGTGCAGGCCATCGCGCAGGCGCTCGGCGTCAGCGATGCCACCCCCGAAGAGGGCAAGATGCGCTGCGACGTGAATCTCAGCGTCCATAGGCCCGGCGAGCCGTGGGGAACCAAGTGCGAGGTCAAGAACCTCAACTCGTTCCGCAGTGTGGAGCGGGCCATCGTGTACGAGACGGCCCGGCAGACCCGCGTGCTGGACGACGGCGGGCGCATCACCCAGGACACGCTGGGCTGGGACGAGGGTGGCGGCAAGACCTTCCTGATGCGGACCAAGGAGGGCGAGGCCGATTACCGTTACTTCCCGGAGCCGGACCTGCCCCCGCTGGACATCACCCCCGAGTGGATCGAGCGGGTGCGGGCGCGGATGCCCGAACTGCCCGCACAGAAGCTGGAGCGGTATCTGGCGGCGGGCGTGCGCGAAAACGACGCCGTGACGCTGAGCCTGAACGTGGGGCAGTCCCGTTTCTACGACGAGGCGTTTAAAGCCGGGGTGGATGCCCAGAAGCTCGCCAACTGGTTGTTGACCGATGTGACGGGCGCTCTAGCCTTCTCCGAACAGCGTCTGGAACAGTCGGCCCTGCAACCCGCCCACCTCGCTTCCCTGGTGCGCCTGATCGATGCCGGAACCATCAGTGGCAAGATCGCCAAGGAACTGCTGCCGGACGTGCTGGCGGGCCACGATCCGGCGGCGCTGGTGCAGGAGCGCGGGCTGAGCGTGGTCACCGACACGGGCGCAATTGACGCGGCCATCGACGCCGCCATGAGCGCTGACCCGGCCACGGTGGAAAAGGTACGCGGCGGCAACATAAAGGCCATGAACGCGCTGTTTGGCCCAGTGATGAAGGCGATGGGCGGCCAGGCCAAGCCCGAAGTGGTGCGCGAACGCCTGACGCACAAGCTGGGGCTGTGA
- a CDS encoding sulfurtransferase: protein MTQPSSPLKSAEWLLDHLQDAHLRVLDCRYALSDPLVGRIAYMEGHVPGASYADLETDLSGPVQEDGAGGRHPLPHPAALAQWLGGVGIGNDSVVVAYDDPSTGQGFYAARAWWLLRWLGHTQVYVLDGGWPAYLAAGGAVDAADPEPMPATFTPDVQPGFVATAEDVQNRAPDTLLIDSRAPARYRGDTEPIDKKAGHIPGAVNRDWSGALDGAGRWKGGELQADRLDVGNAPTITYCGSGVSATPNLLARELAGVPLGPDNRLYAGSWSDWISDDARAVALGEEGGE from the coding sequence ATGACCCAACCCTCCTCTCCCCTGAAATCCGCCGAGTGGCTGCTAGACCATCTGCAAGACGCCCATCTGCGCGTGCTGGACTGCCGCTACGCCCTGAGCGATCCGCTGGTGGGCCGTATCGCGTACATGGAAGGCCATGTGCCGGGGGCCAGCTACGCCGATCTGGAAACGGACCTCAGCGGCCCCGTGCAGGAGGACGGCGCGGGCGGGCGTCACCCGCTGCCCCATCCGGCGGCGCTGGCGCAGTGGCTGGGCGGCGTGGGCATCGGCAACGATAGCGTGGTGGTGGCCTACGACGATCCCAGCACCGGGCAGGGCTTCTACGCTGCCCGCGCGTGGTGGCTGCTGCGCTGGCTGGGGCACACGCAGGTTTATGTGCTGGACGGTGGCTGGCCCGCGTATCTGGCGGCGGGTGGCGCGGTGGATGCCGCAGACCCGGAACCCATGCCCGCCACCTTTACCCCAGATGTGCAGCCCGGCTTCGTGGCAACTGCGGAGGACGTACAGAACCGCGCCCCCGACACGCTTTTAATCGACTCGCGCGCGCCTGCCCGTTACCGGGGTGACACCGAGCCGATAGATAAGAAGGCCGGGCATATTCCGGGGGCGGTCAACCGCGACTGGAGCGGCGCGCTGGATGGTGCGGGCCGCTGGAAAGGCGGCGAGTTGCAGGCAGATCGGCTGGACGTGGGTAACGCTCCCACCATCACTTATTGCGGCAGCGGGGTGAGCGCCACACCCAACCTACTGGCACGCGAGCTGGCGGGCGTTCCGCTAGGGCCGGACAATCGCCTGTACGCCGGATCGTGGAGCGACTGGATCAGCGACGACGCGCGGGCCGTGGCGCTGGGCGAGGAGGGCGGCGAATAA